A stretch of the Staphylococcus sp. NRL 16/872 genome encodes the following:
- a CDS encoding YisL family protein, producing the protein MLHMHILSWVLTIVLYVIAFLHISKKQGPTPMFKPIQMALRVFMLLTLFSGFWLLIQEFMAASHGEGGNHMLLTLKMLCGLGVVALMEVSIAKRKKGEASHGLFWSTIVLIIITMVLGVILPWGPLTKMFGLG; encoded by the coding sequence TTGTTACATATGCATATTTTAAGTTGGGTATTAACAATTGTGTTATATGTTATTGCATTTTTACATATTTCTAAAAAACAAGGTCCGACACCAATGTTTAAACCAATACAAATGGCATTAAGAGTATTTATGTTACTCACATTGTTTTCAGGTTTCTGGCTCTTAATTCAAGAGTTTATGGCAGCGAGCCATGGCGAGGGTGGCAATCATATGTTGCTAACGTTAAAAATGCTTTGTGGTCTTGGCGTCGTAGCTTTAATGGAAGTTTCGATTGCTAAAAGAAAAAAAGGCGAAGCAAGTCATGGTTTATTCTGGTCAACAATTGTGTTAATCATTATAACAATGGTATTAGGTGTTATTTTACCATGGGGACCATTAACTAAGATGTTTGGTTTAGGGTAA
- the addA gene encoding helicase-exonuclease AddAB subunit AddA: protein MNNIPVKPQDAQWTDAQWESIYASGKDILVAAAAGSGKTAVLVERIIQKILRDGIDVDKLLVVTFTNLSAREMKHRVEQRIQQASIEEPNNEHLKNQRIKIHQAQISTLHSFCLKIIQQHYDVIDLDPNFRTINDVENVLLLEQSIDEVLEKHYEEPDIDFLTLVEQLSNDRNDDQFRDILKRFYNFSIANPSPFAWLDSLTELYDNEELQQDYIAELNRLSLIYIKAAYDSLLEADNNFSNSIGTEKHLDVMKLEKVKCAKMMEGSVVNREMIINYTSEKLPQISQKLKNENEDEGIDPQTLVDAKEFYDEYKKILGKVKNEYLMRSVEELKADMNKLGPRIHYLIQIVKDIINDFAEKKRSRNVLDFADYEHFALQILTDEQGHPSNVAKDYRQQFEEILIDEYQDTNQVQEAIISTIKRGDESNGNLFMVGDVKQSIYKFRQADPTLFMNKYNRFDKVGDQTGLRIDLSKNFRSRKEVLSTTNYLFDHMMDEEVGEINYDADARLYFGATKYSDKSMPLELHALIKSSSADNDLDKAEQEAQYIVKQVEDIIENKLVYDIKTESYRQATFKDIVILERGLSNARNLQQAFKDHGIPFHVKSKEGYFEQTEVRLVLSFLRTIDNPLQDIYLVGLMRSVIYQFTEDELAHIRVVSAHDDYFYQSIMHYLQDDNAQPALKEKLQRFLDDLSRYQDYSQEHPVYQLIDKFYNDHYVIQYFSGLVGGKGRRANLYGLFNKAIEFENSSFRGLYQFIRFIDELIERNKDFGEENVIGPNDNVVRMMTVHSSKGLEFPFVIYSGLSKEFNKGDIRQPLVLNQKFGLGMDYYDLEENIAFPSLSSVVIKSIIEKELISEEMRLIYVALTRAKEQLILIGSVDKEETLAKFERFPITNQRIALHKRLSVAKPFDLIYGILAKHQSTSLVPELQFETSIDNLDDSLYPSVDIKTVYFDDLTFKNEGQKNEHRTVEDIETSGTNDDSLKQQINAQLAFKYPYLKDTKKPSKQSVSELKRQLETEESGTSYERVRQYRIGVATYERPHFLRQNKKRKANEIGTLMHTVMQHLPFKEERLTETELNDYIDSLIEKHIIEADAKQDIQFEEVMKFVRSNLYIKIAQADKVFRELPFVVNQAKVDEMPDEDVSIIQGMIDLIYLKDGQYYFVDYKTDAFNKRRGMTEEEIGQQLREKYKIQMKYYQNTLETILGTKVSGSLYFFQYEEISVDEDE from the coding sequence TGCTAGCGGGAAAGATATTTTAGTAGCAGCAGCTGCCGGTTCAGGTAAAACAGCAGTATTAGTTGAACGTATTATTCAAAAAATTCTTAGAGATGGTATAGACGTGGATAAATTGCTCGTGGTTACCTTTACTAATTTAAGTGCGAGAGAGATGAAACATAGAGTAGAGCAACGTATTCAACAAGCATCTATAGAAGAACCTAATAACGAACATCTTAAGAATCAACGCATTAAGATTCATCAAGCCCAAATTTCAACACTACACAGTTTTTGTTTGAAAATTATTCAACAACATTATGACGTTATTGATTTAGATCCTAACTTTAGAACAATCAACGACGTTGAAAATGTTCTGTTATTAGAACAATCTATTGATGAAGTTTTAGAAAAACATTATGAAGAACCAGATATAGACTTTCTTACGTTAGTTGAACAATTGTCTAATGACCGGAATGATGATCAATTTAGAGATATATTAAAACGATTTTATAATTTCAGTATCGCAAATCCATCGCCTTTTGCGTGGTTAGATTCATTAACAGAGTTATATGACAATGAAGAATTGCAACAAGACTATATTGCAGAACTTAATAGATTATCTCTAATTTATATTAAAGCTGCTTATGATTCATTATTAGAAGCGGATAATAACTTTTCTAATAGTATTGGAACAGAAAAGCATCTTGATGTAATGAAATTAGAAAAAGTGAAATGTGCCAAAATGATGGAAGGTAGCGTAGTTAATCGTGAGATGATTATTAACTATACCTCGGAGAAGTTACCTCAAATTTCTCAAAAGCTTAAAAATGAAAATGAAGACGAAGGCATTGACCCTCAAACTTTAGTAGATGCTAAAGAATTTTATGATGAATATAAAAAAATACTCGGTAAAGTTAAAAATGAGTATTTGATGCGTTCTGTAGAAGAATTAAAAGCAGATATGAATAAGCTAGGACCTCGTATTCACTATTTAATTCAAATTGTTAAAGATATTATTAATGATTTTGCTGAGAAAAAGCGAAGTCGTAATGTCTTAGACTTTGCCGATTATGAACACTTTGCATTGCAAATATTGACTGATGAACAAGGTCACCCTTCAAATGTTGCTAAAGATTATCGCCAACAATTTGAAGAAATTTTAATTGATGAATATCAGGATACGAACCAAGTTCAAGAAGCAATTATTTCAACTATTAAACGTGGCGATGAATCGAACGGTAATTTATTTATGGTAGGAGATGTTAAACAATCTATTTATAAATTTAGACAGGCAGATCCTACGTTGTTTATGAATAAATATAATCGCTTTGACAAAGTTGGAGATCAAACTGGTTTACGTATCGATTTATCCAAGAATTTCCGGTCTCGTAAAGAAGTTTTATCAACAACGAACTATTTATTTGACCATATGATGGATGAAGAAGTCGGCGAAATTAATTATGACGCTGATGCACGCTTGTATTTTGGTGCGACAAAGTATTCAGATAAATCGATGCCACTCGAATTACATGCACTTATTAAGTCTAGTAGTGCAGACAATGATTTAGATAAAGCAGAACAAGAAGCGCAATACATTGTCAAACAAGTAGAAGATATTATTGAGAACAAACTTGTTTATGACATTAAAACGGAGTCATATCGTCAAGCTACATTCAAAGATATCGTTATTTTAGAGCGAGGCTTAAGCAATGCACGTAACTTGCAACAAGCTTTTAAAGATCATGGCATTCCATTTCATGTTAAAAGCAAGGAAGGTTACTTTGAGCAAACAGAAGTCCGTTTAGTATTATCTTTTCTAAGAACGATTGATAATCCATTACAAGATATTTATTTAGTTGGCTTAATGCGTTCAGTAATTTATCAATTTACAGAAGATGAGTTAGCGCACATTCGCGTGGTCAGTGCGCATGATGATTATTTCTATCAATCCATCATGCATTATCTACAAGATGACAATGCGCAACCGGCATTGAAAGAGAAATTACAACGCTTCTTAGATGATTTATCTCGATATCAAGACTATAGTCAAGAACATCCTGTATATCAACTCATCGATAAATTTTATAATGATCATTATGTCATCCAATACTTTAGTGGTTTAGTAGGTGGAAAAGGCAGACGCGCTAACTTATATGGTTTATTTAATAAAGCAATTGAATTTGAAAATTCAAGTTTTAGAGGGCTGTACCAATTCATTCGATTTATTGATGAACTTATTGAACGTAATAAAGATTTTGGTGAAGAAAATGTCATTGGTCCTAATGATAATGTCGTACGAATGATGACGGTTCATAGTAGTAAAGGGTTAGAATTTCCATTTGTTATTTATTCAGGTCTATCAAAAGAATTTAATAAAGGGGATATACGTCAGCCTCTTGTACTTAATCAGAAGTTTGGCTTAGGTATGGACTACTATGACTTAGAAGAAAATATCGCGTTTCCTTCTTTATCTTCAGTAGTGATTAAATCAATTATTGAAAAGGAATTAATTTCTGAAGAAATGCGTTTAATTTATGTAGCTTTAACCCGTGCAAAAGAGCAGCTTATATTAATAGGCTCCGTCGATAAAGAAGAAACTTTAGCTAAATTTGAACGTTTTCCAATTACCAATCAACGTATTGCACTACATAAACGTTTGTCTGTGGCAAAGCCGTTTGACTTAATTTATGGCATTTTAGCTAAACATCAATCTACATCATTAGTACCTGAGCTTCAATTTGAAACATCTATTGATAATTTAGATGACAGTTTATATCCCTCAGTGGACATTAAAACTGTTTATTTCGATGACCTTACTTTTAAAAATGAAGGTCAAAAAAATGAACATAGAACAGTAGAAGATATAGAAACAAGTGGCACTAACGACGATAGTTTAAAACAACAAATCAACGCTCAGTTAGCTTTTAAATATCCATATCTTAAAGATACGAAAAAACCGTCAAAACAATCCGTGTCTGAGTTGAAACGTCAACTTGAAACAGAGGAAAGTGGTACAAGCTATGAAAGAGTAAGACAATATCGCATTGGCGTAGCAACTTATGAACGTCCACATTTCTTAAGACAGAATAAAAAACGTAAAGCAAATGAAATAGGGACATTAATGCATACCGTCATGCAACATTTACCATTTAAAGAAGAACGTTTAACAGAAACGGAGTTAAATGACTATATTGATAGTTTAATAGAGAAACATATTATTGAAGCAGATGCGAAACAAGATATTCAATTTGAAGAAGTCATGAAATTTGTTAGAAGTAATTTGTATATAAAAATTGCTCAAGCTGATAAAGTGTTTAGAGAATTACCTTTTGTGGTTAATCAAGCAAAGGTAGACGAAATGCCAGATGAAGATGTGTCTATCATACAAGGAATGATTGACTTAATTTATTTAAAAGATGGTCAATATTATTTTGTGGATTATAAAACGGATGCCTTTAATAAACGAAGAGGGATGACAGAAGAAGAAATAGGTCAGCAACTTCGCGAGAAATATAAAATCCAAATGAAATATTATCAAAATACTTTAGAAACGATATTGGGAACAAAAGTTTCAGGTTCACTTTATTTCTTCCAATATGAAGAAATAAGCGTAGATGAAGACGAATAA
- a CDS encoding fumarylacetoacetate hydrolase family protein: protein MKFLSFKYNDAESYGVKVKREDAVWDLKQVFAEFGEGDFHPKTLLEGLQQNQTLDFQEEVRKAVVAAEDSGKADNYKIAFNDVEFLPPVTPPNNVIAFGRNYKDHASELNHEVERLYVFTKAASSLTGDEATIPNHKDITDQLDYEGELGIVIGKAGEKIPKALALDYIYGYTIINDITDRTAQQAQDQAFLSKSLTGGCPMGPYIVTKDELPTPENVNIVTKVNNEIRQDGNTSQMITKIDDLIEEISKYVALHPGDIIATGTPAGVGAGLQPPQFLQPGDEVKVTIDNIGTLTTYIAKDSE from the coding sequence ATGAAGTTCTTATCATTCAAGTATAATGACGCTGAATCATATGGCGTTAAAGTTAAGCGTGAAGACGCAGTATGGGATTTAAAACAAGTTTTCGCTGAATTTGGTGAAGGTGATTTCCATCCGAAAACATTGTTAGAAGGTTTACAACAAAACCAAACGTTAGATTTCCAAGAAGAAGTACGTAAAGCTGTTGTTGCTGCTGAAGATAGTGGTAAAGCAGATAACTACAAGATTGCGTTTAACGATGTTGAATTCTTACCTCCCGTTACGCCTCCAAATAATGTTATTGCATTTGGCCGTAATTATAAAGATCATGCAAGTGAATTAAATCATGAAGTTGAGCGCTTATATGTATTTACGAAAGCCGCTTCATCATTAACTGGTGACGAAGCAACAATTCCAAATCATAAAGATATCACAGACCAATTAGACTACGAGGGCGAACTTGGTATTGTAATTGGTAAAGCCGGAGAGAAAATTCCGAAAGCTTTAGCGCTTGATTATATTTACGGTTATACAATCATTAATGATATTACTGATCGTACTGCGCAACAAGCACAAGACCAAGCATTCTTATCTAAAAGTTTAACTGGTGGTTGCCCAATGGGACCTTACATCGTAACTAAAGATGAACTTCCAACACCAGAAAATGTTAACATCGTGACTAAAGTTAACAATGAAATTCGTCAAGATGGCAATACAAGCCAAATGATTACTAAAATTGATGATTTAATTGAAGAAATTTCTAAATATGTTGCTTTACATCCAGGTGATATTATTGCTACTGGTACGCCAGCTGGTGTAGGTGCAGGATTACAACCACCTCAATTCTTACAACCTGGAGATGAAGTTAAAGTTACAATCGATAATATCGGTACGTTAACAACGTATATTGCTAAAGATAGCGAATAA
- a CDS encoding CoA-disulfide reductase, translated as MTKIIVVGAVAGGATCASQIRRLDEDSDIIIFEKDRDMSFANCGLPYYIGNVITERGDVLPLTPEKFKDKKNITVKTYHEVISIDDKAQIVSVLNHQTGETFEESYDKLILSPGASANRLGFDSDMIFTLRNMEDTDAIDDYIKQYKVKKALVVGAGYISLEVVENLHHRGLNVTLIHRSEKVNKLMDQDMNQPIFDELEANNISYRLNEEIETIEGKTVTFKSGKKEDYDLIIEGVGTHPNTKFLNSSNVELDDKGFIPVNDKFETNISNIYALGDAITSHYRHVDLSAQVPLAWGAHRGASIIAEQLAGHKDITFKGYLGANIVKFFGYTFASVGVTPSELDNFNYRMVELKSGAHAGYYPGNSVLHLRVYFNKENRQLLRAAAIGKKGADKRIDILSMAMMTGVTVDELTEFEVAYAPPYSHPKDLINMIGYKARDIK; from the coding sequence ATGACTAAGATAATTGTTGTCGGCGCTGTGGCGGGTGGTGCAACGTGTGCTAGCCAGATTCGTCGACTAGATGAAGACAGTGACATTATTATTTTTGAAAAGGACCGCGACATGAGTTTCGCAAATTGTGGCCTGCCTTACTACATCGGTAACGTTATAACTGAACGCGGGGATGTCTTACCTCTTACGCCTGAAAAGTTTAAAGATAAGAAAAACATTACTGTGAAAACGTATCATGAAGTAATTAGTATAGATGATAAAGCGCAAATAGTAAGTGTATTAAATCATCAAACTGGCGAAACATTTGAAGAATCATATGACAAATTAATTTTAAGTCCTGGTGCGAGCGCAAATCGATTAGGATTCGACAGTGACATGATCTTCACATTGCGTAACATGGAAGATACTGATGCAATCGATGACTATATTAAACAATATAAAGTAAAAAAAGCCTTAGTTGTAGGTGCAGGTTATATTTCTTTAGAAGTTGTAGAGAATTTGCATCATCGTGGTTTAAATGTGACATTGATTCATCGCTCTGAAAAGGTAAATAAATTAATGGATCAAGATATGAACCAACCTATTTTTGATGAACTTGAAGCTAACAACATTTCTTATCGTTTAAATGAAGAAATTGAAACAATTGAAGGTAAAACAGTAACTTTTAAATCTGGTAAAAAAGAAGATTATGATTTAATTATCGAAGGCGTGGGTACCCACCCTAATACCAAGTTCTTGAACTCATCAAATGTCGAGTTAGATGACAAAGGATTTATTCCAGTAAATGATAAATTTGAAACGAATATTTCTAATATTTATGCTCTAGGTGATGCAATCACATCTCATTATCGTCATGTAGATTTATCAGCACAAGTACCATTAGCCTGGGGTGCGCATCGAGGTGCAAGCATAATTGCAGAACAACTCGCTGGTCATAAAGACATTACGTTTAAAGGTTACCTTGGCGCAAATATTGTGAAATTCTTTGGCTATACTTTCGCTAGTGTTGGAGTAACGCCTTCAGAATTAGATAACTTTAACTATAGAATGGTTGAGTTAAAGAGTGGTGCTCATGCAGGTTATTACCCAGGGAATAGCGTATTGCATTTACGCGTTTATTTTAATAAAGAGAATAGACAATTATTACGTGCAGCTGCCATAGGTAAAAAAGGTGCAGATAAACGTATAGATATTTTATCTATGGCGATGATGACGGGCGTTACTGTAGATGAACTTACAGAATTTGAAGTAGCTTATGCCCCACCGTATAGTCATCCTAAAGATTTAATCAATATGATTGGTTATAAAGCTCGCGATATTAAATAA